The nucleotide sequence ACCCCGCAACTGCTCGAACCAGTCGTCCGGCATCATGGTGCCGTGCTTCGCGTAGTAGTCGCAGCTGGCCCAGTCGATGTCCACCCACTCGATGCCGATGCCCATGCGGCGCGCCACGGCGTCCACCACCCGCTTGCCCTCGGGCATCACTTCCTTGCCGATCCCGTCTCCCGGTATGGCGGCGATTCTATGCTTGTTCATGTATCCTCTCGCTGAACGCGCGCGGGAAGCGCGCCGGATCAAAGATGTGTCGTGCCCGGCAGAATAAAACCGCCGGCGCCGGCCATCACCGGCCCCGGCGTGAACAGACAAAACACTAATCGTGAACAGCGGGGACGCTTTCTGCCGCGACAGCCCCCGGATGACGTCCCGGCCATGACTACAAACCTGCCCCTGCTGGAGGATCTGCGCCTGTTCTGCATGGTCGTGCGCAAGCGCAGCTTCGCGGCCTCGGCCACGGAGCTGGGCGTTTCGCCCGCCTACGTCAGCAAGCGCATCGCCATCCTGGAAGGCGTGATGCAGACCAGGCTGCTCCATCGCAGCACCCGGCGCATTACCGTCACGGATCACGGCGAAGCGGTATTCCAATGGACGCAGCGCATCCTGGAAGACGTGGAAGAAATGACAGAAGCCGTGTCCACGTCCCGTACCACGCCGCGCGGCCTGCTGCGCATCTGCACCAGCACCGGTTTCGGCCGCAACCATGTGGCCCCGGCCGTCTCCGAACTGGCCCAGCGCTATCCCACGTTACAGGTACAGCTGGAATTCCTGGACCGGCCGGTGGACCTGCTGGAAGAAGGCTTCGACCTGGACATCCGCGTGGGCGTCGTCAGCGAGCCCACCCTGATCGCGCGCCGCATCGCGGTCAATCATCGCATCCTGTGCGCGGCGCCCGCCTACCTCGAGCGGCACCCGGCGCCCGCGGTCCCCGCGGATCTGGCGCAACACCACTGCATTCCCGTCCGCGAGCGCGACCAGTCTTTCGGGCTATGGCGGCTGACCGGGCCGGACGGCGTCCACAACGTCAAGGTCAGCGGGCCGCTGCTGGTCAACAACGGCGAGATCGCCCACGGCTGGGCGATCGACGGCCACGGCATCATCCTGCGTTCCGAATGGGACGTACAGGCCAGCCTGCAGGCCGGCAAACTGGTGCGCGTGCTGCCCGATTACCACCAGGAAGCCCATGTATGGGCCGTTCATCCGTCGCGCCTGAGCAACACCGCCAAGGTGCGGGCCTTCGTGGAATTGCTGGAAGACCGGCTGGCGCGGCGGGACGACGGCGCCTGAACCGCCGGCGGGCGGCGCCGATGGCGCATCCGGATTTTTCCCCGAAGCTGCCTTGGCGGATTCACCCGCCGCCGCCGGCGCCTACCAGTTTGAGACTGCGCTTCAGGCTGCTGGGCGGTTGCCCGTAGGCCCTGAGAAACGCGCGCCGCATGCGGTCGCGGTCGGCGAATCCCGTATCCCGCGCCACCACATCCATGGAATGCCGTCCGTCTTCGAGCATGGCCTTGGCGGCCTCCAGACGCAGCACTTCGACGGCCTTGGCCGGCGATTGACCGGTTTCCTCGCGGAAGACGCGGCTGAACTGGCGCGGCGACAGGCGCGCCGCATCCGCCAGCTCTTCCACGGTCAGGGCATTACGCAGGTTTTCCTTGGCGTAGGTCAGGGCCCGCCTTACCCGGTCCGAGCGCGGCGCCAGATCGAGCAAGGCGGAGAACTGCGATTGCCCGCCAGGGCGGCGGTGGTAAACCACAAGCCTGCGCGCGACGTTGCGCGCCAGCGCGGCGCCATGGTCGTCCTCGATCAGTGCCAGCGCCAGGTCGATCGCCGCCGACATGCCGGCCGAAGTCCAGATATTGCCGTCCCGGATGAAGATGCGATCCTCGTCGACCCGCACCGAGGGATAACGTTCCTGCAGCTTGCGGGCATGCGCCCAATGGGTGGTCGCCATGCGGCCGTCCAGCAGTCCCGCCTCGGCCAGCACAAAGGCCCCGGTGCATATGCCCGCCACGCGCCTCGCCTCCAGGGCGGCACGGGACAAATAGGCCTTGAGCCCGGGCGCGATAGGCCGCGGGGCCCGCTCTCCCGCAACGATCAGCGTGTCCGGCATAACACCGAAAGGCACGGTCTCTATACCCGCGCTCATGGTTGAACGCACGATGCCGCCGCCCTCGGAAAGGATGGTCATGCGGTAGCCGTCATGGCCGAGTTCGGCGTTTGCCAGCTCGAAGGCCCCCAGGGCGGACAAGCCCATGACCTGGAAGCCGTTTTCGAGGATCAAGCCGATCTGCCGCATTGTCTGTCCGTCCGTAAATGACGGAACACTTTATTCAGGCCGATGCCGCTCCGTCAAATCTCCAAGGCAGCCGTTCGAGACACTTTGTCCTGAATCGACGTTTCAATGACATTGGAGACAAGACATTTCCACCTCATAGTAGCGACATGGACGGCCCGCATGGATGTTCCGGGCCACCCCTCTACAGGATAAGGACGCAGAACCATGAAGCTGACCGACAATACCATCCTCATCACCGGCGGAACGTCAGGCATCGGGCGCGCGCTGGCGCAAGCTTTCCACGCCCTGGGCAACACGGTCATCATCGCCGGGCGGCGCAAGGCCCTGCTCGACGAAGTCGTCGCCGCCCATCCGGGCATGGCTGGCGTCGAGCTCGACATTTCCGACGCCGCCGACATCGACCGCGTCGCCAGAACGCTGATTGCCCAATATCCCTCGCTCAACGTGTTGGTCAACAACGCGGGAATCATGCCCTTCGACGATCCCGCCGGCACCATCGACGACGCGACCTCGCGCCGCATCCTCGACACCAACCTGCTGGGGCCGATACGCCTGACGTCGGCGCTCATCGGGCATCTGAAGGCCCAGCCGCGCGCCACCATCATCCATAACACCTCGGTGCTGGCCTACGTGCCGATCGCCACCAATGCCGTCTACTCGGCATCGAAGGCGGCGCTGCATTCGTATGCGCTTTCACAACGCTTCATGCTGCGCGACACCAACGTAACGGTGCAGGAAATCGCGCCGCCCTGGGTCGATACGGATCTCATCAAGAAGAGCGGGGATCCGCGCGCCATGCCTTTGGATACGTTCATCGCCCAGACCATGAAAGGCCTGGCCACCGACGAGCCGGAAGTTTTCGTCGAAGGCATCCGCGCGATGCGCGACAACCCGGGGCTGGGCGAGCACGCATTCGTGCACGCCTTCAACCAAAGCATCGCCGAGAACCCGATTCCGGTGTAAGCGCGCTTGCCGCGTCCCGTGGGCGCGGCAAGCCATGAGGAGCCCGACATGCGCACCAATACCTGTACGGCGGATACCCCCGCCCTCGCGGCCGCGCCGCCGGCCGGGCACGGCGCCACCCTGCTACCGGCCGCCTTCCTGGCGCTCGGGACCTTCGCGATAGGAACCGAAGGCTTCATGATCGCGCCGCTGCTGTCCACGATGGCGTCGGATTTCCAGATGACCGTCCCGCAGGTCGCCATGCTGGTGGTCGTATTCACGCTGACGATGGCGCTGAGCTCGCCGGTGTCCACCGTGGCGGCCGGACGCCTGAGACGCCGCGCCACCCTGATCTTCGCGATGGGTCTTTTCACGGCCGGCAATCTGCTGGCCGCATGGTCGCCGAGCTTCGCGATCCTTATGGTCGCCCGCATCATGATGGCGGTGGCCTCCGGTCTTTACGTACCGGGCGCGAACGCCCTGGCCGGCGCCATCGTTCCCCACGGCAAGCGCGGGCGCGCGCTGGCCATTGTCAGCGGGGGCATGACGCTGGCGATCGCGCTGGGGCTGCCCTTGGGCGCGCTGGTCGGCCATGCCTTCGGCTGGCGCATGACATTTCTCGCGGTCGGTGCAATGAGCCTGACGGCCATCGTCGGCATTCTCGCCGGCATCGCCAAGGATGCGGGCTCGGGAATCCCGGTGGCGACACTGTCGCAACGGCTTGCGGTGGTCCGGCAGCCCGCTATCCTGCGGCTGCTATCGATCAGCCTGTTCTGGTCCATCGGCGCCTACGCCGCCTACCCCTATATCGCGCCCTATCTGTCCAGCGTGCTCGGATTCCAGGCCGCGGGAATCGGCGCCACCGTCTCGATGTGGGGACTGGCCGCCGCCCTGGGCGTGATGACGGGCGGGACATTGAACGACAGGCTGGGCCCGAATCGGGTCGTGCGGCTGTCGCTGCTTGTGCTGGGACTCTCGTTCTGGGTGCTGTCGTTGGCGACGGCCCTGCCCGCCTCCACCGCGGTCTTTCCCGTCATGCTCGCCGTGGCACTGTGGGGTTTCAGCGTCTGGGCCTTCTTTCCGGCCCAAATGGCCCGTTTGATGGCGGCGGGCACCCCGTCGCAAGCCTCGCTGGCCCTGGCCTTGAATACATCGACCATGTACCTGGGATTCTCCATCGGCAGCGCCATGGGCGCCGGCATCCTGGACACTGGCGCGATCTGGGGCATCGGGCTGCTCGCCGGCGTCGCGCAGGCCGTTGCACTGCTGCTCGACCGTCGGCTGGCCGCCGTCGAACGTTAAGCGGTGGCCATGAAAGGCGCGGCGGATCCGGTCAGTGTTTACGCCGGCCTGCCGCCGGCCACGCCTGCATGCCCAGATCGACCACCCGGAGCACCTCGTCCGCGGTGGCGCCAGCGTGCGGCAAGTTCATGATGGCCTGCAACACCCCCAGGTAGTGCCACGCAAGGCCGTCGACGTCCGCGTCCGATGGGAGCTCCCCCTCTGCCACCGCTTCACGCAGGATCTCGACAAAAATCATCCGCTGCCGCGCCAGCCCTTCCCGCGCCGCCGCCTGGCCTCCAGCGGGAAGATCCGCCATTTCGGTACAGGAACGCGCCAGCATGCACCCCGGGGGGCGGGACCGGCGGCCATCCTTCGGCAGAAAATCTAGCAGCAGCGCCCGCAGCTGCTCGCGTTTCGTATCGGCCTGCACGGCGCCCATGCGCCGCACGACGCGTTCGGTATAGGTCGACAATACCTCCCGGAACAGGCCTTCTTTGTCGCCGAAGCGTTTGTAAAGGCTGGAGCGCGATAGCCCCATCGCGGTGGTCAATTGGTCCATCGACGACGCCGCGTAGCCATGCCGCCATAGCACGTCCATGGCCGCATTGAGGACCGACTCTTCATCGAACCGCGGTTTTCCGCTCATGCACAGTCTCGCTTGACATTATGGAACGATCATTCCATGATAGCGGAACGATCATTCCAGAATATTTGGAATGATTGTTCCAACTTAAGCGAGGCCATGCAAAATGTCAAACCAATCGTTGAATGCGGGCAAACCCCGTGTCGCCGTGGCCGGCGCGACGGGCCGCGTGGGCGCGGCCCTGGTCGGGAACCTTCTCCATGATCCGGTCGACGTCCTGGCCCTCACCCGGGACCCGGACTCCAAGCGCTTGCCGGCCGGTGTAGCGCTGGCGCGCGTCGATTTCGATACGCCCGACACCTTGCGCGAGGCTTTGCGAGGTACCGACCGGCTCTTCATCGCCCATGGCACCTCCGATCGGCAGGTGGCCAATGAAATCAGCCTGATCGATGCGGCCGTTGCCGCCGGCGTTCGGCACATCGTCAAACTATCCGTGATGGGACCGGCCACGCGGCTGCATCCGTTCGACTGGCACATGCGTATCGAAGCGCATCTCGCCACCCATGATGTCGGCTACACGATCCTGCGCGCCAGCACCTTCGTGGACATACTCGCCCGTGCCGCCGCGCCGGTCGCCAAGGGTACATGGGGCGGCGCGGCCGGGGATGGCCGCGTAAACCTGATCGACACGCGGGACATCGCCGAGGCCGCCCGCGTCGCGCTTCTGGACGACCGGCACCTGGACGTCCAGCGCGCCTACCACCTGACAGGCCCCCGGGCGGTCAGCATGCCGGACGTCGCGGAAGAACTGTCACGCCTGCTGGGCCACGCGGTCGCCTACCGGCACCGCAGCCCCGCCGAGCACCGCGCGGTTCTCATCGCCGCCGGCGCCAGCGAAATGGTCGCGGACCTGTTGCTGGGACTGGACCGGCTGTTTCATTCGTCCGTGCTCGCGGAGACCACCGGCACCTTCACGGATCTGACCGGGCGGCAGCCGCGTCCGGTCGCCACGTGGCTGCGCGACAACATCGCCGCGTTCCAGAGTCGACCCGCGTAAGCAGCTGGGATAGGCGGCGCAGGCTCGCAAGGCCAAGCACGGCGCGCGGCCATCTTCGGGGCGCCGCCGCGGGCGCTATCGTCAGTTCGCGCGTGCCGGGCTACCAGCGCAGCAGCCTCGGTCCGAGCAAGGCGCCCAGGGCCGTGGGAATCAGCATGCCAAGCAAATACCACACTGCCCAGAACGGCACGCCCATTTCGGGACAGTGCAGGCAATAGGCAACGGTAGCGGTCGCGCTCGCGAGCAGGCCCCCTATCGCACCCGCGGTGCGCAGGCGCGTGGGCGCCAGGCCCCTCATTGCCCAGAACACGCCAATAAAGGTGGGCACGGACAGCAGGCCGATATTGAAGGGACACGTGCGCCACGTCGAACCCAGGATCATCGGGAGCCGTTCCGACGACGGCGCGAGCCCCAGCATGGCGGCCGCGGCGATCCATACGAGGGCGACCGGCCAGGCCAACAGCTGCCAGGCCCGGCCCACCCGCATGCCGGGACGCGACAGCCGCGCAGCCGCCAGGAGCGCGGCCGCCGCCATGGCAGAAGGAAACGCCACCTTGGCCCAGAACAGCGGCGTTACCAGCATCAGGCGTATGTCAGGCCGTATCCCGAAAATCATGGACATCAACAAAACGGAACCCAGTCCGCCCAACAACAGCGCCCAGCCGTAGCGGCGCGCCAGGATGCCTCGGTCGACTGGCGCGACGTTGGCGGCCAGCATGGAAATCATGTCTTCGGTTCTCATAGCGAGCCTCGTATTTTTGTCGCCAGCGCCTTGAGTCCGCGGTGCACCCCCACCTTGACCGCGGATTCCGACAGGCCGGTCAGCTGGGCTGTCTCCGCCACCGACATTCCCTGCAGTTTTACATGAAGAATCGGCAGCCGATGCCGGTCGGGCAATTGCGCCAGCAGCTTCTCCACATCCCGCCTGGCCTGCGCCGCTTCTTCGTCTGACGCCGCGAATATCTCCTGCTGGTCGTCCAGGGGCTCATGCAGGGCCTCATGGCGCGATCGATGGCGCAGGTAATCCGCCACCTTGTAGCGCGCGATGGCATGCGTCCACGCTGTCAGCGGCTGGTCAGGCAGGTAGGTATGGCGTCCGTTGTGCACGGCGATCAATATCTCCTGGACCAGATCCTCTATTTCGTCCGGCAAGCGGTAAAGCCGCTTGCGCAGAAAGGCGCGCAAATGTGCCCCCAGGGCCTGCAGGAAGGCGTGATAGGCCCGCGCATCGCCATCCAGGCCGGCAAGCAACAAAGCCCTGAGCCGGATTTCGGCGGCCTCCGGCGATCCATTCTGCGATGCTCGGTTCATGCAAGCGTCCGGCAAGGTGGCACGGGGAAATTTTCGCGGGTGATTCTACGCGCGGCTTGGGCGCAAAGCACCCCATTCGAGCGGGGCGCTACCATCTCAGGTAACGCGGGGCGAGACCCGCGCCGATGCCGGCGGTTACCGCGATGGCAAGGACCTGCCAGACGCTCCAGAATGCCACCGGCATGTCGGAAGAGTACAGCGAATGGACCAGCAAGCCCTGCGCGCCGGCCAGCAATCCCGCTCCGGCGCCTGCCAGCACAAGGCGCGTGGGCGCCAGGCCCCGCATCGCCTGCATGACGGCGGCCAGCGATGGCAAGGACAGCAGGACGGTGGTTGCCGTCGTGGTGACCCAGGTGGCGCCCAGCGCCCAGCGCAGGCGATATTCCGCCGGCGCCGCGAACAGGATGGCCGCGGCCACCAGCAGCATGATGACGGTGGGGATGACCGCCGCTATCCAGGCCAGGCCCAGTACCGCGCCCGGCCGGGCAAGACGTTCGGCGAGTTTCAAGGCCGCGGCGATGGTGGCCAGGGGAAACGCCAGGCGCACCCAGAACATGAGCGTCAACATCTGTTCCGGCATGTCCGTGTCGATGCCATACAGGGCGACCAGCAGGAGGGCATTGCCCGCCAGGCCCGTCATCAGCGCCCGATTGAGCCGCCTGGCCACGGCATTGCGTTCGACAAACCGAAGATCGCCGGCCAGCCGGGTTACGAGGTCCTGGGTTCTCATCGTTGTCCGGGCCTCAGGACCGGGGCAACCGGTCGCCAAGGAAATAATCCACCGACACGCGGCCCGGCCCCCAGGCCGCAATGCCCAGGGCCATCGCCGCCCAGGTCAGATGAATGGGCCACCCATCGGGAACGGTCAGTTCGATAATGCAGGTCATCAGCAGCAAGCCCAAGGCGGCGAACCGCGTCCCCAGTCCCAGCACGAGCAACACGGGAAAAAACACTTCCCCGCAGCCCGACAGGAAGGCGAATACCGCCGGGGCGGGAAAGGGATACGGTCCCCCCGGCAGGTGCAGCTGGAACTCGTCGGTGAACAAGGTAATCGCCGTGTCGTTCAAGCGCAGGAAGCCCTGCCACTTCAGGATGCCCGACTTCCAGAACGGTACGGCGAGCGCGATGCGCAGCAGCAGTTGCACCAGCCACGGCCGGGCCAGGCGCTCGATCAGTCTTCTTGCCCGGACGATCGCCGCGGCAAGCACGCCGCGGACAGGCATCCGATGGGTATCTATGGCCGACATGTGTGGTCCTCTTCATGTTGGATAGCGGTGAATACGCCCGCGGAGACCATCCCCGCCAGGTTTGCGGGAAGGTCGAAGGACGGGGCTTCATCGAAAGCGGCCGCGGCGGCCGCTCCCAGAGGCGCCCCTTCCAGCAGGCGGACAAGGAAGACCGCTCCGCCCGGCGGCAGTCGCGACACGATGACATCCTGTTCCGGCCGCGTGACCAGCGCGTCTTCCGCATCGCTCGAATGGAGCGATCCCACCGGACCCTCGGCCCTGTTCATCGCGAAGATGGCCACCGCCGGGTATCGCGATCGCACCACGCGCGCCGAAGGATGCGGCACAAAGCGCAAGCCGGCCAAGGCCGCCTGGTCCACGGCGGCCAGCGCTTCCACGGACAGCACGGGCATATCGGCGGCGTGATAGGCGTCCAGCCAGGCACGCTCGATACGCGCCGTGTCCGCCAGCCACGGCATGCCAGCCGCATATTCATAGCTTTCGATGAAAGCCGGAAAGTCGCGCCCATACTCGAACAGCAGGGGACAGGCCGGTGGCGTGGCGCGGACATGAAAGCGCGCCATGGCACGGAAGAACTCCACGCCGGTGATGCGTTGGACCGCGGGATATATCGCGGCCAGGGCATCGATCAGGCTGACGGTGACGTTGTTGCGATACACGTTATATCGGCGGACCACGCCTTTTCCTGGCCTGGCGGCCACGGCGGCCGGGGCGGCAAGCGCGGGGTCCGTCAAGCCGGGGGCGAAGGCCGCGGCATGATCGGTCGTGTCCGAAGCTTGATCATGCCGCACGGACATGGGCATCCCCTGCCCCGAGCGCGAGCTCGGACATCATGCCGTGGGCCATCCGCGCCTGTGCCCGCAGCACCGGCCACTCGGGTAGCTGGCTATCCCATTCCAC is from Bordetella bronchialis and encodes:
- a CDS encoding DUF1109 domain-containing protein, with amino-acid sequence MRTEDMISMLAANVAPVDRGILARRYGWALLLGGLGSVLLMSMIFGIRPDIRLMLVTPLFWAKVAFPSAMAAAALLAAARLSRPGMRVGRAWQLLAWPVALVWIAAAAMLGLAPSSERLPMILGSTWRTCPFNIGLLSVPTFIGVFWAMRGLAPTRLRTAGAIGGLLASATATVAYCLHCPEMGVPFWAVWYLLGMLIPTALGALLGPRLLRW
- a CDS encoding sigma-70 family RNA polymerase sigma factor, which gives rise to MNRASQNGSPEAAEIRLRALLLAGLDGDARAYHAFLQALGAHLRAFLRKRLYRLPDEIEDLVQEILIAVHNGRHTYLPDQPLTAWTHAIARYKVADYLRHRSRHEALHEPLDDQQEIFAASDEEAAQARRDVEKLLAQLPDRHRLPILHVKLQGMSVAETAQLTGLSESAVKVGVHRGLKALATKIRGSL
- a CDS encoding TetR/AcrR family transcriptional regulator → MSGKPRFDEESVLNAAMDVLWRHGYAASSMDQLTTAMGLSRSSLYKRFGDKEGLFREVLSTYTERVVRRMGAVQADTKREQLRALLLDFLPKDGRRSRPPGCMLARSCTEMADLPAGGQAAAREGLARQRMIFVEILREAVAEGELPSDADVDGLAWHYLGVLQAIMNLPHAGATADEVLRVVDLGMQAWPAAGRRKH
- a CDS encoding NmrA family NAD(P)-binding protein, which gives rise to MAGATGRVGAALVGNLLHDPVDVLALTRDPDSKRLPAGVALARVDFDTPDTLREALRGTDRLFIAHGTSDRQVANEISLIDAAVAAGVRHIVKLSVMGPATRLHPFDWHMRIEAHLATHDVGYTILRASTFVDILARAAAPVAKGTWGGAAGDGRVNLIDTRDIAEAARVALLDDRHLDVQRAYHLTGPRAVSMPDVAEELSRLLGHAVAYRHRSPAEHRAVLIAAGASEMVADLLLGLDRLFHSSVLAETTGTFTDLTGRQPRPVATWLRDNIAAFQSRPA
- a CDS encoding GlxA family transcriptional regulator; translation: MRQIGLILENGFQVMGLSALGAFELANAELGHDGYRMTILSEGGGIVRSTMSAGIETVPFGVMPDTLIVAGERAPRPIAPGLKAYLSRAALEARRVAGICTGAFVLAEAGLLDGRMATTHWAHARKLQERYPSVRVDEDRIFIRDGNIWTSAGMSAAIDLALALIEDDHGAALARNVARRLVVYHRRPGGQSQFSALLDLAPRSDRVRRALTYAKENLRNALTVEELADAARLSPRQFSRVFREETGQSPAKAVEVLRLEAAKAMLEDGRHSMDVVARDTGFADRDRMRRAFLRAYGQPPSSLKRSLKLVGAGGGG
- a CDS encoding DUF1109 domain-containing protein; this encodes MRTQDLVTRLAGDLRFVERNAVARRLNRALMTGLAGNALLLVALYGIDTDMPEQMLTLMFWVRLAFPLATIAAALKLAERLARPGAVLGLAWIAAVIPTVIMLLVAAAILFAAPAEYRLRWALGATWVTTTATTVLLSLPSLAAVMQAMRGLAPTRLVLAGAGAGLLAGAQGLLVHSLYSSDMPVAFWSVWQVLAIAVTAGIGAGLAPRYLRW
- a CDS encoding SDR family oxidoreductase, translating into MKLTDNTILITGGTSGIGRALAQAFHALGNTVIIAGRRKALLDEVVAAHPGMAGVELDISDAADIDRVARTLIAQYPSLNVLVNNAGIMPFDDPAGTIDDATSRRILDTNLLGPIRLTSALIGHLKAQPRATIIHNTSVLAYVPIATNAVYSASKAALHSYALSQRFMLRDTNVTVQEIAPPWVDTDLIKKSGDPRAMPLDTFIAQTMKGLATDEPEVFVEGIRAMRDNPGLGEHAFVHAFNQSIAENPIPV
- a CDS encoding MFS transporter, with the translated sequence MRTNTCTADTPALAAAPPAGHGATLLPAAFLALGTFAIGTEGFMIAPLLSTMASDFQMTVPQVAMLVVVFTLTMALSSPVSTVAAGRLRRRATLIFAMGLFTAGNLLAAWSPSFAILMVARIMMAVASGLYVPGANALAGAIVPHGKRGRALAIVSGGMTLAIALGLPLGALVGHAFGWRMTFLAVGAMSLTAIVGILAGIAKDAGSGIPVATLSQRLAVVRQPAILRLLSISLFWSIGAYAAYPYIAPYLSSVLGFQAAGIGATVSMWGLAAALGVMTGGTLNDRLGPNRVVRLSLLVLGLSFWVLSLATALPASTAVFPVMLAVALWGFSVWAFFPAQMARLMAAGTPSQASLALALNTSTMYLGFSIGSAMGAGILDTGAIWGIGLLAGVAQAVALLLDRRLAAVER
- a CDS encoding LysR family transcriptional regulator, with amino-acid sequence MTTNLPLLEDLRLFCMVVRKRSFAASATELGVSPAYVSKRIAILEGVMQTRLLHRSTRRITVTDHGEAVFQWTQRILEDVEEMTEAVSTSRTTPRGLLRICTSTGFGRNHVAPAVSELAQRYPTLQVQLEFLDRPVDLLEEGFDLDIRVGVVSEPTLIARRIAVNHRILCAAPAYLERHPAPAVPADLAQHHCIPVRERDQSFGLWRLTGPDGVHNVKVSGPLLVNNGEIAHGWAIDGHGIILRSEWDVQASLQAGKLVRVLPDYHQEAHVWAVHPSRLSNTAKVRAFVELLEDRLARRDDGA
- a CDS encoding DoxX family protein, which codes for MSAIDTHRMPVRGVLAAAIVRARRLIERLARPWLVQLLLRIALAVPFWKSGILKWQGFLRLNDTAITLFTDEFQLHLPGGPYPFPAPAVFAFLSGCGEVFFPVLLVLGLGTRFAALGLLLMTCIIELTVPDGWPIHLTWAAMALGIAAWGPGRVSVDYFLGDRLPRS
- a CDS encoding DNA-binding domain-containing protein — its product is MRHDQASDTTDHAAAFAPGLTDPALAAPAAVAARPGKGVVRRYNVYRNNVTVSLIDALAAIYPAVQRITGVEFFRAMARFHVRATPPACPLLFEYGRDFPAFIESYEYAAGMPWLADTARIERAWLDAYHAADMPVLSVEALAAVDQAALAGLRFVPHPSARVVRSRYPAVAIFAMNRAEGPVGSLHSSDAEDALVTRPEQDVIVSRLPPGGAVFLVRLLEGAPLGAAAAAAFDEAPSFDLPANLAGMVSAGVFTAIQHEEDHTCRP